In a genomic window of Candidatus Eremiobacterota bacterium:
- a CDS encoding ATP-binding protein, whose amino-acid sequence MYRQVLHEIGTLLDRRNPPIILILGLRQVGKSTLAKAACINRPSVFFNFDLISDIAEFTGRDRHNLALFASRYKDHVIVVDEIQKSPDATGIVKHLHDTYNLPFLLTGSSELKIRAGVGDSLAGRLREIRLYPLSLKEIDTQQNMAFDSGSEFTHYEFNQQMLLRTLVYGSLPQLQNIPEADYAGYLRGLVNALLSRDILELSAVRKPAQVYHLARLLALQIGQLVNFNELAENTGLSRASVVNFIEIFEQMGLVTRAHPLSTNRRESITKRTKVYFTDPGMRNCLINDFSPIDQRADKGQLLENAVYMGISRSLDYAGEPYELGFFRSDYGAEIDIVKKVAGKEELFEVKAGKRVTRKRSDVTYITIDDAQRYLY is encoded by the coding sequence ATGTACAGGCAGGTTTTACATGAAATAGGCACACTGTTAGACCGAAGGAACCCCCCGATCATTCTTATTCTGGGGCTTCGACAGGTGGGGAAATCGACGCTGGCAAAAGCCGCGTGCATCAACAGGCCCTCGGTGTTCTTTAATTTCGACCTCATCTCTGATATCGCCGAATTCACGGGCAGGGACAGGCACAACCTGGCCCTGTTTGCCAGCAGATACAAGGACCATGTCATCGTGGTCGATGAAATCCAGAAAAGCCCCGATGCAACAGGCATTGTCAAGCATCTGCATGATACCTATAATCTGCCGTTCCTTCTTACGGGGTCATCAGAATTGAAAATCCGCGCCGGTGTCGGTGATTCCCTTGCAGGGCGCCTCAGGGAAATAAGGCTCTATCCCCTCTCGCTGAAAGAGATCGATACTCAGCAGAATATGGCCTTTGATTCAGGCAGTGAGTTCACTCATTATGAATTCAACCAGCAGATGCTTTTGCGCACTCTTGTCTACGGCTCACTCCCCCAGCTTCAGAACATTCCTGAAGCTGACTACGCCGGGTATCTTCGCGGGCTGGTCAATGCTCTGCTCTCCCGGGACATACTGGAGCTCTCGGCAGTGCGCAAGCCTGCCCAGGTGTACCATCTCGCCAGGCTCCTGGCGCTGCAGATCGGGCAGCTGGTTAATTTCAACGAGCTTGCGGAGAATACGGGCCTTTCCCGGGCAAGCGTGGTCAATTTCATCGAGATCTTTGAGCAGATGGGCCTCGTGACCCGCGCTCATCCCCTTTCAACCAACAGGCGGGAGTCAATCACCAAGAGAACAAAGGTCTATTTTACCGATCCGGGAATGCGGAACTGCCTCATTAATGATTTTTCGCCCATAGACCAGAGGGCGGACAAGGGTCAGCTGCTTGAAAATGCAGTCTACATGGGCATAAGCCGTTCTCTCGATTATGCAGGGGAGCCCTATGAGCTCGGGTTCTTTCGATCTGACTATGGCGCGGAGATTGATATCGTGAAAAAAGTCGCGGGAAAAGAAGAGCTGTTCGAGGTAAAAGCAGGGAAAAGAGTTACGAGAAAACGATCTGACGTGACCTATATCACCATTGATGACGCCCAGCGTTATCTCTATTGA